From Rhododendron vialii isolate Sample 1 chromosome 7a, ASM3025357v1:
CCTGCATTTATTATCTACTGTTGGCATTTGTTTGATAACCATATTTGCCAATTCAAACCTTGAGCTTATACGAATTCATGTAAGACATAATAAATGGTGCAGGAACTCAAGAGGTTATGAAATTGCAAAGAGGTTCAACTCCAAGTTTACACATTTGTCGCCTGTGTGGTATGACCTGAAGAGGTGCGTCTGAATTCTGATTATCCAGTTCAGTAAGTCCTGCATCTTAGAGGTATTGATGCCTTGATGGGGAGGCTGAAGTTTCTCCTTTGGGTTCTTTAGAATACATTGACCCCTTTGGTTATGGTTGACACCTGAAGGATTCAAAGGGATTAAACTTGTTTTTTGAGATTTCAAGCTTTTCCTGCCACTGCTCGCTTTAACTATCTTACAGAAGTACTATCATGGCCATAATTAAGTCTCACTGGTGGATTAAACTTGTTATATAAGATTTCAAGCATTTCTCGTCACTGTTCGTTTTAGCTGTTTTACCAAAGTACTATCGTGGTCATAATTCCTGTTGATCCATAGTCATGAACTGTTCTCAGCCAGCCAAATGACCTACTTTTATGGATGGAGCTTATTGTTGCTGGCACAAATCCTCAACATAGCtagttttgtctttttgtttcttttttgctgATTGGCAAAATGGGACTCCAAGATCCCAGAATTTGGACGTTTGTGCTAAAACTAAGGTATGAGAAGTTGAACTGTATATACTGGGGCTGCCTTTATTGTCAAGTATcatatcttttcttctttctgttgCCAGCGAAGGGCCAAAGTTAATTCTGGAGGGAAGACACAATGTTGATAGAGAATGGATTTCAGATCTTAGAATGAAAGGAGATGCTCAGGTATAATCAATGCATGTTGTCACAGGTGGAATGAGGCTGATCTACTACATTCCTACTTTTGGGATTTCCATGTCTTGTTAATAGAAGATGACTATTCAATAATTCATGGACATCTCATTTGATTGTGAAACTTTTGAGGCTTTGTTGAATGAGTGAAGAGAGTGCATGACTTTTTGGTTCCAGTAAAAGATGCTCatgaaattgaacaaacatTTAGAGAGTTTGAAACAGAATCATCAGCTCACGTTCTTGGTTTCTTGTTTAGAATAGTTCTATTCTTTTACTTGAAAGGTTGGCGCACCTCGCATTTAGAGGGAAATATCTTCCCTCGGAGACCACTATGATCATAAGTACTCATACTTCTAGTTTTGTCCCGCATTGTGTGTGGAATAGTTCAATatcagactctctctctctccctcaaaatAGGTTTTGCCAAGAGTTGTTCTGGAAGCATTACCCAGTGAGctgctgaaaaagaaaaagcagagGAATAAAGCTATCGATCTTATAGTGGCAGAATGCAAGTAAGCCTTCTATGCGGCAACAGATTAACAAGTTGTTTTCTAGTTATACGAGGATGACATGATTTTCACATGCAAGTAAGCCTACTTTTGGGATTGAGTACTTCTTGTGTCTCTTCTCTAAATTACAGGGAAATGGAGTATGATGGTATTGTTCTCGAATCTTGGTCAAGGTGGGCAGGTTATGGAGTCTTGCAAGATCCAGCCATGCGGGATATGGTACATGAATACTCCCAGTTGTGTTCCTGTGTCTTTTGAACAATTCTTTGCTGTGCGACTTTAAAATAACTTTGTACACACCATCTTCCACATTTAATCAGCTAGAGTGCAGGGGCTTGCAAATATCTCATTATCTTTTATTCCAGGATACCTTAAGAGCCTATTCTGTACAGATGATTTATAATCTCTTGTTTCGAAAAACTAATTGGCTTGGTTTTCTCTTTGATGCACCTGGCAATTAGCCATGCCATTTTGTTTCATGTTCTACTACcactttcctctctctttctttccttgGCTGCCTCCTTGCTTtgctttttttgggttttcaaatGTACTATACTGCAGAATTTAgcaaaatcaagaagaaaactTGCTGTTGTTATACCTGACTCATGTTTTAATTGTCATAGCAGATATTCTCGTCATATTGTGTTCATTTGTACGTAAATATAGAACCTTGTGAGCACACTGTGCTCTTAAGTCTTGAGCGATAAGGCTGTGCTTTTTCAGTTAATTGGTTTTTGGCATTTTAACCTGTACATTTACCATTATATATGAAGCCATTTTATATCTTCTGACATCTGAAGATGTGCGTGGTACCTTTATTGCTTTGCAAGTCTAGGCACTTCAGTTCATAAAGCAACTTGGGCAAGCACTTCATGCTGTGAGCTTAGAGAGGAGCAGTGGGCAACAACGTTTACAACTAGTGTACGTTATAGGTCCACCATATTCAGAGAAACTTCAAACGCATGATTTTGGGCCGGAAGATCTTAAAAGCTTGAGTGATGCTGTAGATGGTTTCTCACTCATGACCTATGACTTCTCGGGTCCTCAGCGTCCGGGTCCCAATGCACCTCTGAAATGGGTCCGTTCTACTGTGCAGCTGCTCCTTGGTCCCACCAGTAATGGTGCTCGAATCCTGGCTCATAAGATATTTGTTGGTCTCAATTTCTACGGGAACGACTTCAGCCTCTCAGAAGGTATATATCACTTTGTTTAATCTCAGAACTATTAATTTATGTTTGGTCTTAACAAATTTGTACTATACCCGATGCTCTTGACTGATTAAGCAGAGCACATGAAGGAGGATATCATTAATCAAATAAGGCACCATGATTGGCGATTTCAAAAGACCAAGTCCTTGGGGTTTCCAAATTTCTTGACTTTGGAGAAAGTAGACACACTTCCTCAGGggctttctttgttttgttctaATTTTATTGGATGTCCCAAAAGGGACTCCTTAGGAGCCTTATCTTCATTTTAAATGAACCCATCTGGGACCTTGTCAGTGATTTTGATCTGCATATGCTATATGCATTGAACTCATCATATTATCTGGATTGCAGAGAGGAATATTTGACTTCGGCAGAAACGTGCCCAAATCAAGAATGCTTTAATTATAATAAACTCCTAAAACTCTCTAATCATGAATCCAATGACCTTTCTAATGATCCATAATCTCGTGCATTTCATATCTGGAGTCCTTATCCTGCCCAAAGGAGTATTTCTGATTCATGGACTGTGGTATTTGATAGGGTGTTTACTAGATACAACCTTTCTTCCAAATGAACATTCATAATGACATGCATATACATGGCAGCAGACGATTGATCTCCTGAATTTGCAGGTTTAGGTGGTGGAGCTATCATCGGAAGTGATTACCTGTCTTTGTTGGAACTGCACCGGCCTTTGTTGCAGTGGGATGAGAACAGTGCAGAGCATTTCTTCATATACTCTGACGATAAGCATGTCAGGCATGCTGTATTCTACCCGTCACTGACTTCCATAGCAATGCGTCTGGAGGAAGCTCGTTCATGGGGTGCTGGCATCTCAATTTGGGAAATTGGTCAAGGTTTGGATTACTTTTGTGATCTTCTGTAGGTAGAGATCAATCGTATTGTTCATCCCTAGAAATTGTTACGTTAATTTTGGCTATTTGTTCTCCATTTTTATGTAACCGGAACGGAGTTTATAAATCAGTTGAGGCTCTTCTCAGTCAACGTTACCTTTCAGATGAGATGCTAATGGTTTGCTCATTGCTTCTAGCTAGCTTTATGCATGGTTGGTCATTAAATCCTACAGGAATTTGTCACTGGATTTTTTTACTCCTGCTTCGTTACCCAGAGCTTTATTAACCCAAAAATCTGTTCGGTACCCCCCTACCCCCTCTCAAACATGCTAAGCTATATGCAAGAGGCTACACAACTGTAAACAAAGATTATAGCATTGAAAATGATGCGAGGACGAGCAAATTTAGGTCTGCGACTTTTATCTTCAAGAGGCAATTGTTTGGCTATCTATTCCCAGGGCCACAAGTATCTTTGGTGCATAAATCTGCAGTGAAATCATCGTTAGTAATGTGATGTGATCGCTATATTTTGAAGGAGAATAGTTACACTTTCTGTGGACAGTTGGCCGAAACCATACTTCCCAGCTTGAAGGGATGGTGAACTGTTTTAGCTGGTAAAGTCTATTATTCTTCCTCTTTGCTCGTGGCTTCTGAAGTATAATTCTATTTGTATAATGGACCATATGCCATTGCATTGATGTTTTTTCGACTTTAGGGCTGATTGGTAAACCGTGAAAGAACGCAGAAAATTGGCCGGTACCTTGTTGTGATCGTGGTCCATTTGGGCAGTACCAAGCAAATAAGGACAATGTAATGGCTTTGTTGAATGCACAAGCTCCATCTCATGTCAGAATAAGATTAAGATGGAGAATGAGAATGGAGTAGataagcaaagcaaagcaacaGGGTTCCGAATCTCAAGTAGTAAAATTAGACATATGGAATGGGATAATTATGTACGGTACTCATGAAATATGCCTCAACTGCCCTCCCCGCGGGAGAACGGACACATCTTTGCCCGAGTCCCACAAAAAAGgagacggggtcggtaccgaaatcgtagggacagccgcgccgggccgtctccggccaccagacggccgatccaatccgtccaaaaattctaaaaaacaaaaaacgacgggcctacgcgggaatcaacggcatccgaggtgtgtagggtggttaATCCGAGCATCCTTTTTtcatgtatacatatatacacgaaaaatgggtgctcagatcaaacaccctatacatatatacacaaaaaaagggtgctcggatcaagcaccctacatacctcggatgccgttgatttccgcgtaagccccctctttttttttcttttttagaattttggacggctcggatcggccgtccggtgggcagagacggcctggcgcggccgtccctacgatttcggtaccgaccccgtcggtaccaatatcattttcgacaaaaaagtctctctctttccatgtagttttgagccaaaatgaaaatccaaatttgaaaatttaaaccACAAATTAAAAGGGCTTTTGCCCTTGCTTGAATACAAAGAATAGTTTTCCGAAATGAAACCAAAATTATCCATCAACGCTTCCTAGCTGACGCCAAATTAAAATGAAATCGCCACCATTTGTCCGTTAAATATCTTGTtatgcattttatttttttttgttttaaattgcAATAACTAGCTTCATTCTTGTATCTAGGACGTGGAGCGGTAGGAACAGTGCAAATAACTTCGAAGTATCCTTTATCAAATGCCTGTGATTGAATGTACTTGATTTTCCAGTAGACCATTTTAATCATTACCCATAGGATAGTGGTGACATTGTCCGTAGGATCCTAGCTGAAATTAGCTGGACAACATTTCCAAAGACTATTGTCTTGTTACCTTAGATTCTTTCGTCTTATTTCTCTCATGCATCATGCTACTTTGGATGTGGCCCGTCGGGCGAtttttcggattaaaaaaaaaagaaaaaatactttGGATGTGCGGTTCAATCCCGAGTCAGCTTTTGTAGTAGTTTTAGCTTTTAAGTCCGATGTTGCAATATAAACAAGCTGACAGAAAGTTTCTAGTCGAACATTGCTTAACCAGATTAACCGAAGTTATTTAAGCAGTAGTAAAAATTTGCGTAGAACTTGAAGATCATATCATCCAACCACATACACATCAATTGCGTGAAAATCTAATCGCAagaaaaaatcatggacacaaGCACGACACTGGTAACTAAATTATGAAGTACAGCTTCCAAAATCCAAACGATTAAGATTTTATACCTGCTTCGAGACCGACTGTAGTTCTAATCTTTAAGCACGTTTGTTCAGATCTCCTCTTGTACTTGCTGATCTTAACTTCCCACACCAAGTAATGTAATCATTCGTGCATGTGTAATCTATCACTATACATTACATGAACAGACTTTTTCCTACGAACCAATAATAACGAGTAATCTAAGTAGGCACTTGTTGCCTAACACTAAATGGACACGTACAGACTTTACCCTACAAACCAATATCAGAAGCAGCACTCTTGAGTCTTGGCTGCTGTTAGCTCTAATTTTATGTGAATTCCAATTCCCATGGACAGTGATTGCCGAGTTTCTTAGAGGTTGAATCTCTTGGAAAACAATCAAAGATATTGCCTTGTTCGATCATAGCCTCTGTGCCAATCCTCCATCTGCTATGTCCCTGATCTAGCTCTTGTGGTAGAAGGGTGATTTGGACAACGAGACTGGTAGGATGGGGAATACGGCATCTCATGTGGTTTTTGTATGGACACTAGACGGGTGAATCGATACGCAATAAACAGATCGAGAGGAAGGCCTAAGAGAACTGCAGTTAGTGATAAGATAACCAATGCTATTACTGCTATTTGAACCAACAAGACAAGAGGAACAAGGACGGACCCAAATAATGGTAACAGAAACTTGTTAGTTGAGTTGTTTTTGTTTCGAGTTTTCAGAATAATGACAGAAAAGAAGAAGGGGTTCTCTGTGACCCACTTAAGCTGTCTAGCATTGCCGAGTTTTTTCTTCATGAAATGGGCAAATTAAATCAATTGTTATTTTCacttattttgttttgaataatCTTTGAAGGATGGATACATATTTACACTGAGTTATTTTATGCACTTGTctgccattttggtgtttgtttgaaGCACTGATGTGGATGGTAGATCACCAACTTTAATGGTTAGTTATTTTCAAGCACATTCTCTTGTCGTTTCTGTGCTTGTTTGAATCACTGATGGAGATCCATGGAGGGAAATGGATAAGGAAAAGAGGATTAGACAACTTCAACGGGTAGCTTAAGCGGCAACATAGATGAGTTGTAAATCCAGACATCTTGAGTTGAAACTTGACAACCTCTTGGCGATAGGTTGCAAGAAAGAAATCTCTTATGAATTCTTGAGTTCCGGCGTTGATAGTCTGCCTTTAACTAGACCTGAGAGAGGAATAGTCGAGATGCACGTATGCTAGTTGGACACCTTGACCGTCCAAATAACAAAAGAGGGAGGATTTGGTCTATGAGCGAGGACATTTTTAGCCgttgttctttttttcaaaaattcatgtGCCCCGTTcacaataattttttatttatttatctcttACAATtcattactttcaaaaaaaaagctGATTACCACCGGCCAAAAAGCTGATCTGTGTTTCAGCCGTAAGAAAGGCTTATTAGAAagcagaaaagctacgtgcacagcagctgtgcacagattccattttctctctgctcgggtcgcacaaagatgatcgaagccgctcatgttgttctaaatatgtcgtttaaggtctctgtaaaaaatgagcttcgttcgatatcgttagagacgttaacaaaacatccaaaatcacttcagaatttaggtgCGACCCGAGTCGGGAGAAAAtgagatctgtgcacagctgctgtgtacaCGCTGCTGTGCAAGTAGCACAGCTCATTAGAAAGCTTTGCAACTCTCGTGAAAGCTGCCAAAATGTACGTATTTGacatttttattctttttctagTAACTAGAAAACAAGTTGTCTCAGCTGAACCATTAAACCCTAAAACCTTGTACGGACTTGATTAGTACTCCTATCTTCTCCTACCTCTTCTCCTATATTactctataaataaataaataaaagaacaaagttgGTAAAACCGTATCtggttttgtttcttcttgAACTTTACTGTATTACACCACACATGGATTTTGTAACCTAAATCGTCATGTTCACTGTACAATTGAATACCAATATATGGTTTAGTCAACTCCAAAGTTTGGTCAAATGGGCAAAAGAAAACAACTATAAAGAGTTTGTCCTAAGAGGTCGCAAGCTTGAATTTTACCCAAACTAAACATTCTGAACTTTCGGGTCAATGGAGATTTTTTTGAACatccggttattaaaaaaaaagaaagaagatagaTACGGTAAAGTCAAAGCTTGTATTTGGATGTTGAATTTGTAGGTATGTTTGCAAGAAAGAGATTCTCTCCGGTTCCCTCATGGAATTGGCCTTGTCCTAGTTATTTGTGGATCTTTCTCAGGCCTATTTGGATTATCAAGACTTGTTACTTCTTAAAGCTTGTTGAAACCATGAATCACGCCAAAATGGCAAAATCATGTTCATCGAATATTGATTAATACgtatatttttgaaacacatttaTATTGTTAAGAAAAAGTTTAGATACAATGAATTGAAACTTGTATCAAACAATTGAATACCTTTCTAGTTGCTATTCCGAAGCACCTATAAGAAAATGGAATACCTAGCTCCCTACTCTGGTATATATGATTTGCATTCCATAAGTGTAGCTAACCAAAGTATACTAATACTTTAAGCTcttgttcggttgtgggtttagaaaaaaaaattcaaacctaaGTCCACTCATTAtctatattttcaattattattttcatttttctctccactcattatcttatatccaatcattaatctaatttctctctttatctctctccactcattattcaTA
This genomic window contains:
- the LOC131334578 gene encoding uncharacterized protein LOC131334578, translated to MVGKRRERRVAEGSDRRRDRVELSNREDLTTRSASSKSIHDHNFFTIFVVIFFTVSTLISLIVYRTRYASRTDASLPHVHQPGFVKTDISYLEVLTENSKVSENTSHRHFTNVVLAYITPWNSRGYEIAKRFNSKFTHLSPVWYDLKSEGPKLILEGRHNVDREWISDLRMKGDAQVLPRVVLEALPSELLKKKKQRNKAIDLIVAECKEMEYDGIVLESWSRWAGYGVLQDPAMRDMALQFIKQLGQALHAVSLERSSGQQRLQLVYVIGPPYSEKLQTHDFGPEDLKSLSDAVDGFSLMTYDFSGPQRPGPNAPLKWVRSTVQLLLGPTSNGARILAHKIFVGLNFYGNDFSLSEGLGGGAIIGSDYLSLLELHRPLLQWDENSAEHFFIYSDDKHVRHAVFYPSLTSIAMRLEEARSWGAGISIWEIGQGLDYFCDLL